In a genomic window of bacterium:
- a CDS encoding J domain-containing protein, which translates to MKTSVVDLEVDPGLDLDSKIQEELIEFANGLDRPYHELLGVAADADVRAIKKAYFQKAKRFHPDRYFRKNVGEFVPVVETCFKKLLEAYELLSDPATREEVQRGEKARAARAASGAVAEEAEAPSDAPAKPRMSGAEAARRLRRRMGGLQGHHKAKQERKRKAKTFFESGMAAFRSDRWLEAAGSVRLAMAFDPANEVYREEFVKVQRKAHEERAKQLMRTGEAALDLRNYQEGFDALEEAFYYRPFDAELAIRGARIAWQAIGDLRKAKDLASSACELEPEQAEYHRVLGQIYKAADLTANAKRELETAIRLDPKDKEAKTELRGL; encoded by the coding sequence ATGAAGACCAGCGTGGTCGATCTCGAGGTCGATCCGGGCCTGGATCTCGATTCGAAGATCCAGGAGGAGCTGATCGAGTTTGCGAACGGGCTCGATCGACCGTATCACGAGCTGCTAGGCGTAGCGGCCGATGCGGATGTCCGCGCCATCAAGAAGGCGTACTTCCAGAAGGCGAAGCGTTTCCACCCGGACCGGTACTTCCGCAAGAACGTGGGCGAGTTCGTCCCGGTGGTCGAGACGTGTTTCAAGAAGCTGCTCGAGGCCTACGAGCTGCTTTCCGATCCGGCGACCCGGGAAGAGGTGCAGCGCGGAGAGAAGGCACGCGCAGCGAGGGCCGCCAGCGGGGCCGTCGCGGAGGAGGCCGAGGCCCCGAGCGATGCACCCGCGAAGCCGCGAATGTCCGGCGCCGAAGCTGCACGGCGCCTTCGTCGGCGCATGGGCGGGCTGCAGGGCCATCACAAGGCGAAGCAGGAGCGCAAGCGGAAAGCCAAGACCTTCTTCGAATCCGGAATGGCCGCGTTCCGTTCGGATCGCTGGTTGGAGGCCGCTGGCTCCGTGCGGCTCGCGATGGCATTCGATCCGGCCAATGAAGTCTATCGCGAGGAATTCGTGAAGGTGCAGCGCAAGGCCCACGAAGAACGGGCTAAGCAGCTGATGCGAACCGGCGAGGCTGCCCTCGATCTGCGCAACTATCAAGAGGGCTTCGATGCGCTGGAAGAGGCTTTCTACTACCGCCCTTTCGACGCCGAGCTCGCCATCCGCGGCGCGAGGATCGCCTGGCAAGCAATCGGCGATCTACGCAAAGCCAAGGACCTGGCCAGCTCGGCCTGCGAACTCGAGCCCGAACAAGCGGAGTACCACCGCGTGCTCGGCCAGATCTACAAGGCAGCCGACCTGACGGCCAACGCCAAGCGTGAGCTCGAGACGGCCATCCGTCTCGACCCCAAGGACAAGGAAGCGAAGACCGAGCTGCGAGGGCTGTAA
- a CDS encoding tyrosine recombinase XerC yields MSWEPAIEAFGRHLRGERGLSEHTVRAYLSDVRQLADALGPRSRPERTRPDDVRAFLAERHANLAPTTLGRKLASLRCFFRYLVREGERAADPSLGIPTPRAPKRLPSPIPVDDCQHLMEGAPEDEGPAGPRDRAMAELLYGAGLRVGELVALDVRDVDLHRGDVRVWGKGGKERVVPLPAVAREALRAWLHPRRGRGVLSEPLFASLRVRKGESPRRLGARDVRRRLARRARAASLGGRVHPHRLRHSYATHLLDMGTDLRAIQELLGHASLSTTQKYTAVSAEHLMRVYDEAHPRAKARRGRGSETR; encoded by the coding sequence TTGAGCTGGGAGCCCGCCATCGAGGCATTCGGGAGGCATCTCCGCGGAGAGCGTGGACTCTCGGAGCATACGGTTCGCGCGTATCTCTCGGATGTCCGGCAGCTGGCAGACGCGCTTGGACCGCGCAGTCGCCCAGAACGGACGCGGCCCGACGACGTGCGGGCCTTTCTCGCGGAACGCCACGCGAACCTTGCGCCGACCACGCTCGGCCGGAAGCTCGCCTCGCTGCGCTGCTTCTTTCGCTACCTGGTGCGCGAGGGCGAGCGCGCAGCGGATCCGAGCCTGGGAATTCCTACGCCCAGAGCGCCGAAACGCCTGCCTTCGCCCATCCCGGTCGATGATTGTCAGCACCTGATGGAAGGCGCCCCGGAAGACGAGGGGCCGGCAGGGCCTCGGGATCGAGCGATGGCGGAGTTGCTCTACGGCGCCGGACTTCGAGTCGGAGAACTCGTGGCCCTCGACGTGCGAGACGTGGATCTTCACCGGGGTGACGTGCGGGTCTGGGGCAAGGGCGGCAAGGAGCGCGTCGTTCCGCTGCCCGCTGTGGCTCGTGAGGCCTTGCGCGCCTGGCTGCATCCCCGACGCGGAAGAGGCGTCTTGTCAGAGCCTCTCTTTGCCTCCCTCCGCGTGCGCAAAGGGGAATCGCCTCGGCGTCTGGGCGCGCGCGACGTGCGGCGACGTCTGGCGCGACGCGCGCGGGCGGCGAGCCTCGGCGGACGCGTGCATCCCCATCGCCTGCGTCATAGCTATGCGACCCATCTGCTCGATATGGGTACCGACCTGCGTGCAATCCAGGAGCTGCTGGGCCATGCCAGCCTCTCCACGACCCAGAAATACACGGCGGTCTCCGCGGAGCACCTGATGCGGGTCTACGACGAGGCGCATCCCCGAGCCAAAGCGCGGCGTGGCCGCGGGAGTGAAACACGATGA
- a CDS encoding argininosuccinate synthase produces the protein MTDGSVKRVCLAYSGGLDTSVILRWLIETYDCEVVAYCADVGQEEELDGLPEKAKASGAVDCVIRDLREEFARDYVYPAIQGNAIYEGTYFLGTALARPVIGKHHVEVARETGCDAIAHGATGKGNDQVRFELAYRALGPELKVIAPWREWDLRSRTDCMAYAQKHSIPITATVKKPYSIDRNLLHISFEGGVLEDPWRAPDQSMFVMTTNPEEAPDTAAEVIIGFEGGLPVSLDGQALGPAALLSRANQLAGAHGVGRVDMVENRFVGLKSRGVYETPGGTLLHSAHRAVESITMDREVMHERDRLMPRFAELIYNGFWFSPEMDFVRAALDESQKNVTGEARVRLYKGGLQVTGRRSPVSLYSEALSSFEDAGEADTYIQADATGFIHLQGLRLAGE, from the coding sequence ATGACGGACGGAAGCGTCAAGCGAGTATGCCTGGCCTACAGTGGTGGCCTGGATACGTCGGTCATTCTTCGTTGGCTGATCGAGACCTACGATTGCGAAGTGGTCGCCTACTGTGCCGACGTCGGCCAGGAGGAAGAACTCGACGGGCTCCCCGAGAAGGCCAAGGCCAGTGGCGCCGTCGATTGTGTGATCCGCGATCTGCGCGAAGAGTTTGCTCGCGACTACGTCTATCCGGCGATTCAAGGTAACGCCATCTACGAGGGCACGTATTTCCTGGGTACGGCCCTGGCGCGGCCCGTCATCGGCAAGCATCACGTGGAAGTTGCGCGGGAGACGGGTTGCGACGCGATCGCCCACGGCGCGACGGGCAAGGGCAACGACCAGGTGCGGTTCGAGTTGGCGTATCGCGCGCTCGGCCCGGAACTCAAGGTGATTGCGCCGTGGCGCGAGTGGGATCTCCGCTCGCGCACCGATTGCATGGCCTACGCCCAGAAGCACAGCATCCCGATCACGGCGACGGTCAAGAAGCCCTACTCGATCGATCGCAATCTGCTGCACATCTCCTTCGAGGGCGGCGTCCTCGAGGATCCGTGGCGGGCGCCGGATCAATCGATGTTCGTCATGACGACGAACCCTGAAGAGGCCCCGGATACCGCGGCAGAAGTGATCATCGGTTTCGAAGGGGGGCTGCCTGTCAGCCTCGACGGTCAGGCCCTGGGGCCGGCCGCTCTGCTCTCGCGCGCCAATCAACTGGCGGGCGCCCATGGCGTGGGCCGGGTGGACATGGTCGAGAACCGTTTCGTGGGCCTCAAATCTCGCGGTGTGTACGAAACACCGGGAGGCACGCTCCTGCATTCGGCTCATCGCGCCGTCGAATCCATCACGATGGATCGCGAGGTCATGCACGAGCGCGACCGCCTGATGCCGCGGTTCGCGGAGTTGATCTACAACGGCTTCTGGTTCTCGCCCGAGATGGACTTCGTACGTGCGGCCCTGGACGAATCCCAGAAGAACGTGACCGGCGAGGCCCGCGTGCGGCTCTACAAGGGTGGCCTGCAGGTGACCGGACGCCGCTCGCCGGTTTCGCTCTACTCGGAAGCGCTTTCGAGCTTCGAAGATGCGGGCGAGGCCGATACCTATATCCAGGCCGATGCCACGGGCTTCATTCATCTCCAAGGTTTGCGCCTGGCAGGGGAGTAG
- a CDS encoding response regulator, with protein sequence MSQARVLVVDDERFFREAIRDALEPEGFDVVLVGDGSSALEEATDTTLGVAILDLQLPDLHGLEVFRRLRESRPDLRVIILSAHTDQEYVLEALRLGACDYLAKPLHAEELRLAVGRAIETFDLASSRERLRGRIERLDEALAGLSEAHSEEVPTRIVEATAVLVGAARASLLEVDASGSEMRVVAAVGGKQDAAEMEPIAFGEGVAGLLAERGESVCVSEISADLRFGEMVQPERYATGAFAITPVRSRSRSGDHPLGLLCVADPTEASAFDPDDVILLGILAGQLGVRLDALAASESEPLRADGPMGEADERLPELARRICEALTAEVEPTRILEAVLRPVGEVLGAAPVSLFLTTPDGSALRREAQWDGGRASDRTQLEGALGLTGSVLDGARLVAAPDPAADPRFEAGVDTPEDGCARPLLCGPLRFRDKTLGVFRVFPERAEDASAQVGEMLVACLSAAIRNVLLYRSLLETIEEVALARCEGQTSSSRSS encoded by the coding sequence GTGAGCCAGGCCCGTGTTTTGGTGGTGGACGACGAGCGGTTCTTCCGCGAAGCGATTCGCGATGCGCTCGAGCCGGAAGGATTCGATGTCGTCCTGGTCGGAGACGGCAGCTCCGCCCTGGAGGAAGCCACGGACACGACGCTCGGCGTCGCGATCCTCGACCTCCAGCTTCCGGATCTCCACGGGCTGGAGGTCTTTCGTCGGCTCCGCGAGAGTCGCCCGGACCTGCGGGTGATCATCCTTTCCGCCCATACCGACCAGGAGTACGTGCTCGAGGCGCTTCGCCTGGGCGCATGCGACTACCTGGCCAAACCCCTGCACGCCGAAGAGCTGCGGCTTGCCGTCGGTCGCGCGATCGAGACCTTCGATCTCGCTTCCTCCCGGGAGCGCTTGCGCGGCCGGATCGAGCGCCTCGATGAAGCGCTTGCCGGGCTCTCGGAAGCCCATTCCGAGGAAGTTCCGACCCGGATCGTGGAGGCGACTGCTGTGCTGGTGGGCGCCGCCCGCGCATCCTTGCTCGAGGTCGATGCCTCTGGCTCAGAGATGCGGGTTGTCGCCGCGGTTGGAGGCAAGCAGGACGCCGCCGAGATGGAGCCGATTGCTTTCGGTGAGGGCGTGGCGGGGTTGCTCGCCGAACGCGGAGAATCCGTCTGTGTCTCCGAGATCTCCGCCGACCTGCGATTCGGTGAGATGGTCCAGCCCGAACGCTACGCGACGGGAGCCTTCGCCATCACGCCTGTTCGCAGCCGCTCTCGAAGCGGCGATCATCCGCTCGGGCTCTTGTGCGTGGCGGATCCCACCGAGGCATCCGCCTTCGATCCGGATGACGTCATCTTGCTCGGCATTCTGGCAGGCCAGCTAGGCGTGCGCCTCGACGCCTTGGCTGCAAGCGAGAGCGAACCGCTGCGGGCGGACGGACCGATGGGCGAGGCGGATGAGAGGTTGCCCGAGCTGGCAAGGCGGATCTGCGAAGCGTTGACGGCCGAGGTCGAACCCACGCGCATCCTGGAGGCCGTCCTGCGCCCGGTGGGTGAGGTATTGGGTGCAGCGCCCGTTTCCCTGTTCCTGACCACGCCCGATGGCAGTGCCCTCCGGCGAGAAGCCCAGTGGGACGGCGGCCGGGCATCGGATCGGACACAGCTCGAGGGGGCCCTGGGCCTCACTGGCAGTGTGCTGGATGGGGCTCGGTTGGTGGCCGCTCCGGATCCCGCCGCCGACCCGCGTTTCGAGGCGGGTGTCGATACGCCGGAAGACGGGTGTGCCAGGCCGCTTCTGTGTGGCCCGTTGCGCTTTCGCGACAAGACGCTTGGCGTGTTCCGGGTCTTCCCCGAACGGGCCGAGGATGCCTCGGCCCAGGTCGGCGAGATGCTGGTGGCCTGCCTCTCGGCGGCCATTCGCAATGTCCTCCTGTACCGTTCGCTGCTCGAAACGATCGAGGAGGTCGCCCTCGCACGCTGCGAGGGGCAGACCAGTAGCTCGAGGAGTTCCTGA
- the argB gene encoding acetylglutamate kinase: MSSCTVRCSKRSRRSPSHAARGRPVARGVPDVVQALIDKAAVLIEALPYIRRFRDKTVVIKYGGAAMTDDELRASFAVDVVLLKYIGVQPVLVHGGGPQIGATLERLDIPTRFEHGLRVTDDATMEVVEMVLGGRVNREIVALVGRGGGKAVGLTGSDAGLLRVRRKRQDGVDLGRVGEVVAVDPDPIRAVAEAGYVPVIAPIGADDEGLTYNVNADEAAGAIAEALHAEKLILLTDVEGVMDAQGQLIHQLAEDEVEKLTSEGTIQGGMIPKVECCLRALRGGVGRSHIIDGRVLHAILLEVFTDGGVGTLLTR, encoded by the coding sequence ATGTCCTCCTGTACCGTTCGCTGCTCGAAACGATCGAGGAGGTCGCCCTCGCACGCTGCGAGGGGCAGACCAGTAGCTCGAGGAGTTCCTGACGTGGTCCAGGCCCTGATCGACAAGGCTGCGGTGCTGATCGAAGCGCTGCCCTACATCCGGCGCTTTCGGGACAAGACCGTCGTCATCAAGTACGGCGGCGCGGCCATGACCGATGACGAGCTCCGGGCATCGTTCGCGGTCGACGTCGTGCTGCTCAAATACATTGGCGTGCAACCCGTTCTCGTGCACGGTGGTGGCCCCCAGATCGGTGCCACCCTCGAACGACTCGATATTCCCACACGCTTCGAGCACGGTCTGCGGGTGACGGACGACGCGACCATGGAAGTGGTGGAGATGGTGCTAGGCGGGCGTGTCAACCGGGAGATCGTCGCCCTGGTCGGCAGGGGAGGCGGGAAGGCCGTCGGCTTGACTGGCAGCGATGCCGGCTTGCTTCGGGTTCGCCGAAAGCGGCAGGATGGCGTCGATCTTGGCCGGGTCGGCGAGGTCGTTGCGGTCGATCCGGATCCGATTCGCGCCGTCGCCGAGGCTGGTTACGTACCCGTGATCGCTCCGATCGGCGCCGACGACGAGGGGCTCACCTACAACGTCAACGCCGATGAGGCGGCTGGGGCCATCGCCGAGGCCCTGCATGCCGAGAAGCTGATCCTGCTGACCGATGTCGAGGGTGTGATGGATGCCCAGGGCCAGCTGATCCACCAACTCGCCGAGGACGAGGTCGAGAAGCTCACCAGCGAGGGCACGATCCAGGGCGGAATGATCCCGAAGGTCGAATGCTGCCTCCGTGCCCTGCGGGGAGGAGTGGGGCGATCTCACATCATCGATGGCCGGGTCCTTCACGCGATCCTGCTCGAGGTCTTCACGGACGGGGGCGTGGGTACCCTCTTGACCCGGTAG
- the dnaK gene encoding molecular chaperone DnaK: protein MGHVIGIDLGTTNSCVAVLENGQPSVIPNVGGYKTTPSMFAITQDGKRLVGHLAKRQAITNAQSTVYASKRLIGRRFDSDEVQRAIDVTPFSIVEGPNEDVRIEVTGKTFTCPELSAFILREMKRVAEEYLGEPVQEAVVTVPAHFNDAQRQCTKDAGKIAGLDVLRILNEPTAAALAYGFNRNEEEKVAIYDLGGGTFDISILEMSDGVVEVIATAGNTFLGGEDFDRRIVEYLLDKFQEQEGIDLRGDAMALQRLKDAAEKAKCDLSARELAEINLPFIASDDSGPRHLSVEVDRATLEGLVHDIVEGTLKTVEQCMQDGGITVDQIDQVILVGGQTRTPLVQNRVAEHFGMRPHKGVNPDEVVAIGAAIQGETLVSEDDNLLLLDVTPLSLGIATFGGHFARLIERNTTVPVCKSHIFTTTRDNQSAVKIRVLQGESETAAENDLLGEFVLGGIRPARKGEPEVDVSFDIDANGIVSVSARDTMTGKEQSITVNATGTLSDDEIQQIIEEQELYEVQLKE, encoded by the coding sequence ATGGGACATGTCATCGGAATCGATCTGGGAACGACGAACTCCTGCGTTGCAGTGCTGGAGAACGGACAACCCAGTGTGATCCCCAATGTCGGCGGCTACAAGACGACGCCGTCGATGTTCGCCATCACCCAGGACGGCAAACGCCTTGTGGGCCACCTGGCCAAGCGACAGGCGATCACCAATGCCCAGAGCACGGTCTACGCCTCGAAGCGCTTGATCGGGCGCCGCTTCGATTCCGACGAAGTGCAGCGCGCAATCGATGTGACGCCTTTCTCGATTGTGGAAGGCCCCAACGAGGACGTGCGCATCGAAGTCACGGGAAAGACGTTCACCTGCCCGGAACTCTCGGCGTTCATCCTGCGGGAGATGAAGCGTGTTGCAGAGGAGTACCTGGGCGAGCCCGTCCAGGAGGCGGTGGTCACGGTTCCTGCCCACTTCAATGACGCCCAGCGCCAGTGCACGAAGGATGCCGGCAAGATCGCCGGCCTCGACGTGTTGCGAATCCTGAATGAGCCGACCGCCGCCGCGCTGGCCTACGGCTTCAACCGCAACGAAGAGGAAAAGGTTGCCATCTACGATCTGGGTGGCGGCACGTTCGACATCTCGATCCTCGAGATGAGTGACGGCGTGGTCGAGGTGATCGCTACCGCCGGAAATACCTTCCTGGGCGGCGAAGACTTCGATCGGCGCATCGTCGAGTACCTGCTCGACAAATTCCAGGAGCAAGAGGGCATCGATCTTCGCGGTGATGCCATGGCGCTCCAGCGCTTGAAGGATGCGGCGGAGAAAGCGAAATGTGATTTGTCTGCCCGTGAACTCGCGGAGATCAATCTGCCGTTTATTGCGAGCGACGATTCCGGGCCGCGTCACCTCTCAGTGGAAGTCGATCGGGCAACCCTGGAGGGGTTGGTACACGATATCGTCGAGGGCACCCTCAAGACCGTCGAGCAATGCATGCAGGATGGAGGGATCACCGTCGACCAGATCGATCAGGTGATCCTGGTAGGCGGTCAGACCCGAACGCCTCTCGTGCAGAACCGTGTGGCGGAGCATTTCGGCATGCGTCCTCATAAGGGCGTGAACCCGGATGAGGTCGTCGCGATTGGTGCAGCGATCCAGGGCGAGACGTTGGTTTCCGAGGATGACAACCTGTTGCTCCTGGACGTGACGCCGCTCTCCCTGGGCATCGCCACCTTTGGCGGGCATTTCGCGCGGTTGATCGAACGCAACACCACAGTGCCCGTGTGCAAGAGCCATATCTTCACCACGACACGGGACAACCAGTCGGCGGTGAAGATCCGCGTGCTGCAGGGCGAGAGCGAAACGGCTGCGGAGAACGATCTGCTCGGGGAGTTCGTGCTCGGCGGGATTCGCCCCGCTCGAAAGGGTGAGCCCGAGGTCGACGTGAGTTTTGACATCGATGCCAACGGTATCGTCAGTGTCTCGGCCAGGGACACGATGACCGGCAAGGAGCAGTCGATCACGGTGAACGCGACCGGCACGCTCTCGGACGACGAGATCCAGCAGATCATCGAGGAGCAGGAACTCTACGAGGTCCAGCTGAAGGAGTAG
- the hslU gene encoding ATP-dependent protease ATPase subunit HslU translates to MTKAQAYTPREIVSELDRYIVGQHDAKRAVAIALRNRWRRQQVPEELREEIAPKNIIMIGSTGVGKTEIARRLAKLAQAPFIKVEASKFTEVGYVGRDVESIVRDLADLAVQLVTEEQKRTVTVKAEKRAEERVLDALLPPPNPAPGMPQAPGAFPMPSAGSGPTVFQMPAPGAVQDVQPEPPPEAGETREKLRSWLREGKLDDREIDVEVADGGGAPSLSVFTPQGVEEMGVQFKDMLGGMFGGKTKTRRLKVPAALEVFSAEEAGKLVDMDQVRELAVERVEQAGIVFIDEIDKVASGGEGARAGGADVSREGVQRDLLPIVEGSTVQTKHGPVRTDHVLFVAAGAFHVAKPSDLIPELQGRFPIRVELESLSQADFVRILTEPQNSLVRQYTALLETEGVALEFCEDGVEALAEIAATVNERTDDIGARRLHTLLERVLDEVSFDAPDRGGSEVRVDRRFVEERLSGLVQDEDLSRFIL, encoded by the coding sequence ATGACCAAGGCGCAAGCCTATACGCCGAGAGAAATCGTCTCCGAACTCGATCGCTACATCGTCGGCCAACACGATGCCAAGCGCGCGGTGGCCATCGCCCTGCGCAACCGCTGGCGGCGCCAGCAGGTTCCGGAAGAGCTGCGCGAGGAGATTGCGCCGAAGAACATCATCATGATCGGTTCCACCGGCGTCGGGAAGACGGAGATCGCACGGCGGCTGGCCAAGCTGGCCCAGGCACCCTTCATCAAGGTCGAGGCGTCGAAGTTCACCGAGGTGGGCTACGTCGGGCGGGATGTCGAATCGATCGTCCGTGATCTCGCCGATCTGGCCGTCCAACTGGTGACGGAAGAGCAGAAGCGCACGGTCACGGTCAAGGCTGAGAAGCGTGCAGAGGAGCGGGTGCTCGATGCCTTGCTCCCGCCCCCCAACCCCGCTCCGGGAATGCCCCAGGCTCCCGGGGCATTCCCGATGCCTTCCGCTGGCTCGGGGCCGACGGTCTTTCAGATGCCGGCGCCCGGTGCGGTACAGGATGTCCAGCCGGAGCCTCCGCCCGAGGCTGGCGAGACACGTGAGAAGCTTCGAAGCTGGCTCCGGGAGGGAAAGCTCGACGATCGGGAGATCGACGTGGAGGTCGCCGACGGTGGCGGGGCTCCCTCCCTTTCCGTCTTCACACCCCAGGGCGTCGAGGAGATGGGGGTGCAGTTCAAGGACATGCTAGGTGGCATGTTCGGCGGCAAGACGAAAACCAGGCGCCTCAAGGTCCCTGCCGCACTCGAGGTCTTCTCCGCCGAGGAAGCCGGGAAGCTGGTCGACATGGATCAGGTGCGGGAGTTGGCCGTCGAGAGGGTGGAGCAGGCCGGCATCGTCTTCATCGACGAAATCGACAAGGTGGCATCGGGCGGGGAGGGCGCGCGGGCCGGCGGTGCGGATGTCTCCCGCGAGGGCGTGCAGCGCGATCTCCTGCCCATCGTCGAGGGCTCGACCGTCCAGACGAAGCATGGCCCGGTGCGCACGGATCACGTGCTGTTCGTGGCGGCCGGCGCCTTTCATGTGGCCAAGCCGTCGGATCTGATTCCAGAGCTTCAAGGTCGCTTCCCGATTCGCGTGGAACTCGAGAGCCTCAGCCAGGCCGATTTCGTGCGAATCCTGACCGAGCCGCAGAACTCGCTCGTGCGCCAATACACGGCGCTCCTCGAGACCGAAGGCGTCGCCCTCGAGTTCTGCGAGGACGGGGTCGAAGCCCTGGCGGAGATCGCGGCGACGGTGAACGAGCGCACGGACGATATCGGCGCCCGCCGCCTGCATACGTTGCTCGAGCGTGTTCTCGACGAGGTCTCCTTCGACGCGCCGGACCGGGGTGGTAGCGAGGTCCGGGTCGATCGCCGCTTCGTCGAGGAGCGCCTTTCGGGCCTGGTGCAGGATGAGGATCTGTCTCGATTCATTCTCTGA
- the hslV gene encoding ATP-dependent protease subunit HslV translates to MRQELKATTVIGVVKDGQIALASDGQVTVGDTIMKHGAQKVREAAEGRAVFGFAGGVADALALTERLEAKLEAHPGNVRRAAVELARDWRTDRMLRRLEAMLLVGDASSVLVVSGNGEVIEPDDGIAAIGSGGAYALAAARALADRPDVDAPTIARRALEIAAQICIYTNDQISIVTLS, encoded by the coding sequence ATGAGGCAAGAGCTGAAGGCCACCACGGTGATCGGAGTCGTCAAGGACGGCCAGATTGCACTGGCCTCCGACGGCCAGGTGACGGTTGGCGACACGATCATGAAACACGGCGCCCAGAAGGTGCGCGAGGCGGCGGAAGGCCGAGCGGTCTTCGGCTTCGCCGGCGGCGTGGCCGATGCACTGGCGCTCACCGAACGGCTCGAGGCCAAGCTCGAGGCCCATCCCGGCAATGTCCGGCGCGCCGCCGTCGAGCTGGCGCGAGATTGGCGAACCGACCGCATGCTGCGGCGTCTCGAAGCGATGCTGCTGGTGGGCGATGCCAGTAGCGTGCTCGTCGTTTCCGGAAACGGCGAGGTGATCGAACCCGACGACGGAATTGCTGCGATCGGTTCCGGCGGTGCCTACGCTCTGGCCGCGGCTCGGGCCCTGGCGGATCGTCCCGACGTGGATGCACCGACCATCGCAAGGCGCGCCCTCGAGATCGCGGCGCAGATCTGCATCTACACGAACGATCAGATCAGCATCGTGACACTCTCGTGA
- a CDS encoding PAS domain-containing protein, whose translation MSDAALIDHMDAPVLVGDPDANAVHMNPAFERSFGVDAGLALGTPLAELFQGGGREAMLAAVASVCVEGASVRCRIREGGVGWCAVISPIASQGEQVGVVVLLTEEQAGAGQLMSLRRDLEGPVDEVTLGLETLLEETGGRRNPGHRARLEEALRSVEKLRKSLDEMSTVLAGKHPLARVEPFDPAQVVRQVADATRERFAERDTTLQLLAPTSLAGFPGDGSGLEGALRALVEARLATPEAPARITLGVRRLGPEDAETLVVSLSETPREAAFDAPFQDDSALTDRLIALGARVHGYVHPRLGRTTILQLRPAS comes from the coding sequence GTGAGTGACGCCGCCCTGATCGACCATATGGACGCTCCGGTTCTCGTCGGGGATCCGGACGCCAACGCCGTGCACATGAACCCGGCGTTCGAGCGAAGCTTCGGAGTGGACGCAGGCCTGGCGCTCGGCACTCCGCTGGCCGAGCTCTTCCAGGGCGGTGGCCGCGAGGCCATGCTCGCTGCGGTGGCTTCGGTGTGCGTTGAGGGGGCCAGCGTGCGCTGTCGCATTCGCGAAGGGGGCGTCGGCTGGTGTGCCGTCATTTCGCCCATCGCGAGCCAGGGAGAGCAGGTTGGCGTCGTTGTCCTGCTGACGGAAGAGCAGGCCGGTGCCGGCCAGCTGATGAGCTTGCGTCGGGACCTCGAGGGGCCCGTGGATGAGGTGACGCTCGGTCTCGAGACGCTTCTCGAAGAAACCGGCGGCCGCCGAAACCCGGGCCACCGCGCCCGTCTGGAAGAGGCGCTTCGCTCGGTCGAGAAGCTGCGCAAGAGCCTGGACGAGATGTCGACCGTCCTGGCCGGCAAGCATCCTCTGGCGCGGGTCGAACCCTTCGACCCTGCTCAGGTCGTTCGTCAGGTGGCCGACGCCACCCGGGAGCGCTTTGCCGAGCGCGATACGACGCTCCAGCTCCTGGCACCGACGAGCCTTGCGGGATTTCCCGGCGACGGCTCCGGCCTCGAGGGAGCGCTTCGTGCCCTGGTCGAGGCGCGGCTGGCGACTCCCGAGGCACCCGCGCGAATCACGCTGGGCGTCCGGCGCCTAGGGCCCGAAGACGCCGAAACCCTGGTGGTTTCGCTTTCCGAGACCCCCCGGGAGGCCGCTTTCGATGCTCCCTTCCAGGATGATTCAGCCCTCACCGACCGGCTGATCGCCCTCGGAGCCCGGGTCCACGGCTACGTCCATCCGCGTCTCGGACGGACGACCATCCTTCAGCTTCGCCCCGCATCCTGA